The Ranitomeya imitator isolate aRanImi1 chromosome 3, aRanImi1.pri, whole genome shotgun sequence genome has a window encoding:
- the LOC138671898 gene encoding putative gastrointestinal growth factor xP1, translated as MNYKVFCLFAIALIVGSSISVNGQNGPSDDECSFEATLRQNCGDPGITQEQCTERNCCYNANDPYAAWCFYPRKVDECEF; from the exons ATGAACTACAAAGTGTTTTGCTTATTTGCCATCGCCCTCATCGTTGGGTCTTCCATCTCTGTAAATGGGCAGAATGGGCCAA GTGACGATGAATGCTCCTTTGAAGCAACTTTAAGACAAAATTGTGGAGATCCCGGTATCACACAAGAACAATGTACAGAGAGGAATTGCTGTTATAACGCCAATGACCCATATGCCGCTTGGTGCTTCTATCCTCGCAAAGTTGATG AATGCGAGTTTTAA